Genomic window (Dyadobacter fanqingshengii):
ATTATAAATTTTTTATGAATGCTTCCACGGTGTCATCCATTACTTTTTTATTCATTGTAGAATCGTCGATGTCCGAGCAGCGCATCATTACGATCGAAATCAGTCCATGCAGTACCGACCAGAACGCATAAATTTTGAAGCAGGTTTCATTGTCGGTCGATTTTTTTTCTTTAACTATTTTTTCAATGGCCTGCCCGATATAATCGCGGAAAACATTGAATTCCGGTTTGATCTTTCCGGCTCCTGAACAGGGCATACCCAGTCCATACATCAATTGGTAATATTCCGGATTCTTGAATGCGAAGGTCCAGTAGGCCTCAGCGTGTGCTTTGAGTAGTTGCTCGGGATTGGGATATTTCCTTTTGTTTTTTTCGAGCGTTCTTTCCAGCAACCGAAAACCATCCATAGAAAGTTCAAAAAGGATGGCTTCTTTATTTTCGAAGTGATCGTAAATCACCGGAACGCTGTACTCAATGGCATCTGCAATTTTGCGTATGGACAGCGATTGCCAGCCTTCGTCCTTAAC
Coding sequences:
- a CDS encoding TetR/AcrR family transcriptional regulator, which produces MRTNILSVALQLVKDEGWQSLSIRKIADAIEYSVPVIYDHFENKEAILFELSMDGFRLLERTLEKNKRKYPNPEQLLKAHAEAYWTFAFKNPEYYQLMYGLGMPCSGAGKIKPEFNVFRDYIGQAIEKIVKEKKSTDNETCFKIYAFWSVLHGLISIVMMRCSDIDDSTMNKKVMDDTVEAFIKNL